GATTACGAGACCCTATTACAATTAAATCTGCACCGATATTCTTAGCTTCGGACAATACTTTATCTCTAGGTGGGCCAATTTCGACTTTATATGAGATCTTATCAGAGGGATAATCAATTTTTTCAATAATCGCTTTGAGCTGCTCTTCTGAGTGTTCAATCGCTTTTTTCGCAAAAGAAGACAATATATCATAGTGATAGCTATAACTTACTGAAAATCTTGAAATATCAGGAGCTGAATGAAATAAGTGAATTGTTGCATTCGAAATTTTCGC
The window above is part of the Providencia sp. R33 genome. Proteins encoded here:
- a CDS encoding universal stress protein, whose translation is MYKKILVPVDISEDVLTDNALKHAVYLAKISNATIHLFHSAPDISRFSVSYSYHYDILSSFAKKAIEHSEEQLKAIIEKIDYPSDKISYKVEIGPPRDKVLSEAKNIGADLIVIGSRNPSISTHLLGSNASGIVSYAKISVLVVR